The Streptomyces sp. NBC_01298 genome contains the following window.
ACCACGAGATCGCCTCGCTTTTCGGCCGCAACGGCGCCTGGGGCACCTGGGTGCACCGCTGGACCGCCGAGGAGGGCCGTCACGGCATCGTGATGCGCGACTACCTGCTGGCCTCGCGCGCCGTGGACCCGGACAAGCTCGAGGCATTCCGGATGCAGCACATGTCGGAGGGGTTCGAGTCCGACAACCGCCACTCGATGCTCCACTCCGTGGCGTACGTGGCCTTCCAGGAGCTCGCGACCCGCATCTCGCACCGCAACACCGGCCACCAGTCCGGTGACCCGGTCTGCGACCGCATGCTGGCCCGCATCGCGCAGGACGAGAACCTGCACATGGTCTTCTACCGCAACCTGCTGGGCGCGGCCTTCGAGCTCGCTCCGGACCTGACGATGCAGGCCGTGCGGGACGTCGTCGTCGACTTCCGGATGCCCGGACACGGGATGCCCGGCTTCGAGCGGATGGCCGCGCAGATGGCGATCGGCGGGGTCTACAACCTGCGG
Protein-coding sequences here:
- a CDS encoding acyl-ACP desaturase translates to MTITSPHLGSSEAWTDAKLLFALEEVVEKELNRHLKVTKDWMPHEYVPWSDGRNFPGFFEDGEAWDPQQSKVTEIGKIALVVNLLTEDNLPSYHHEIASLFGRNGAWGTWVHRWTAEEGRHGIVMRDYLLASRAVDPDKLEAFRMQHMSEGFESDNRHSMLHSVAYVAFQELATRISHRNTGHQSGDPVCDRMLARIAQDENLHMVFYRNLLGAAFELAPDLTMQAVRDVVVDFRMPGHGMPGFERMAAQMAIGGVYNLRIHHDDVLSPVIRFLKIMDIDGLGPDGQKAQEELGLFMDGLDSEARKFDERLAARAARIAARKA